A genomic window from Eleginops maclovinus isolate JMC-PN-2008 ecotype Puerto Natales chromosome 9, JC_Emac_rtc_rv5, whole genome shotgun sequence includes:
- the samd13 gene encoding sterile alpha motif domain-containing protein 13 gives MKNYCNFTDSGMEDKANGSVDTKSPVENGQLPDPANWGVADVVNYFKATGFEEQATAFQDQEIDGKSLLLMTRNDVLTGLSIKLGPALKIYEYHVKQLQTQHLKSNAS, from the exons GGCATGGAAGACAAGGCAAACGGCTCTGTTGACACAAAAAG CCCGGTGGAGAACGGACAGCTGCCGGACCCTGCAAACTGGGGGGTTGCCGATGTTGTAAACTACTTCAAAGCAACAGGGTTCGAGGAGCAAGCCACGGCTTTCCAAGATCAG GAAATCGATGGCAAGTCCCTGCTGCTGATGACCCGCAACGATGTCCTGACGGGGCTGTCAATAAAGCTAGGCCCTGCACTGAAAATCTATGAGTATCACGTAAAGCAGCTGCAGACACAACACCTGAAGAGCAACGCCTCGTAG